The Maylandia zebra isolate NMK-2024a linkage group LG4, Mzebra_GT3a, whole genome shotgun sequence genome segment TGAGCTGGTGCTTCATTAACTGACTTTTACAGCTCTGAGGGTTCAGCTGTACCTGCTAAGAGTAAGACTGAAATTCAGGGGTGGGACTTTTTTCTCTGTCGTACCAGTCtgtctggatttttttcttatctTCCCACAACAAGCTGCTGGTTCTTCAGAAAAGTTTTTGGGTCTGGCCACTTGTGATTGGAGGGAGAAATCGAGTTGTCATTTTGAGATTGTCTTGCTGagcaagttttttttcttttgctggtGCTTCTGGTCAACCTGAACTGTGAGATCTTGCAGAGACTCTCTCAGGGACTCGCTGAATGTGCATGCAGGAAAGGATGAtcaactttttatattttttcctcCCAGTGTTGGGAGGATACACCCTCACCTCGGTTTACCTGCTAAAGAACCCACAGATTCTCCACAGGAAGAAACGCCCTGCTTTCTACTGCAAAAAGATCGCACACAGAGGAGGTAAGGATCTGCAGTCAATGTGTGGGACTCAAAGAACATGATGTGTGGAAGTGCTCACCGGACTGGGCTTGGCATGCAGTCTCTGTGCCCTGAGGTCTGAGTTTTAATCTGCCTCAAGTCCATCTGTAAAGCAGCTGCATGTCAGTCAGTAATTTAACTGGAGAGAAGCCCAAAACACTGATGCTATTGAATGTTATAGAATGCTTTTGCTTCACTTTCCAACATTTTAAATGCTAATTTCTTTCAGCAGCTGCAGATTTTAGTCCTGTGGGTTAAAGCCTTATGTATGAAGCTTTCCCATGGGGTGCCCCTGATTTTTCTTACTGCTTTAAAGATGAAGTCTTTGAACAAAAGGCCTGTTTTTTATATCTAAATCTTATTTTACTGTGCAGATACTTTTTTCTGTTCTACCACAAAGCTCAAGCTGAAAAGTTAATGTGCAATTCTAACTGATGATGTGATTTGCTGTAATGTTTAGTAGGACCAGTTTAGCAGCTCTCTATCTGAGACATTTTGAGTACTTCGTATTTTCTGACTACTGGCATAATTTCTATGAATTTTAGGATCTGGAGAGAGGATAGAGAGCACCATGGAGGCATTCACACAGTAAGTACCACACTGCCCTCTTTGAAGTGCTGTGAAAGAAGAATGCATCAATTTTTACATGATGGCAGACTTTTTAGACACCACACCCCCGACCCTCCCCATTCCCAAAAAAGGTGTATTGCTAAAAATGTGAAAGTGACGCACACACCCCTGACAAACGGTGGAGTCATCATTTTAATTATTCGTATCTTTTCTCTGTTGTCAGTGCGGCAGAGCAGGGCACTGAGATGCTGGAGATGGATTGTCATTTGACACATGATGGCTTTGTGGTGGTATCACATGATGAGAATTTGCTGAGGCAGACTGGCCATGATGTCACAATCTCCTCGCTCAATCTGCAGGTAAGAAGCCGGATCCTGCTGGACTGGGGCAAAGGTCACAAGGCCGTACTGAGACAAGAAGTGGTAATCTTTCAGAGACACCTgctctgtttctgtttcataGATGAGCTTTGTTACATTCATTGTTACACATGAGACTATGTGAGTTTTATCTTGAGCACTACGTCTCAAATATACAATTTtttgtggcacagattcaacaaggtgctggataCAGTACTCAGGGATTTTAGTTCATGTTGACATGATGACATGAGACAgttactgcagatttgttgCCTGTATATAAATGAacctcctgttccaccacatcccaaatgtGCTCGATTGGATTGGGATCTAgcgaggccatttgagtacagggaactcaatttttgttttctagatgtttgagctttgtgacatggtgtgctATCCTGCTGGAATCAGTTATGAAAAGATAGGTACACAgttcataaagggatggacatgtcAGCAACAATACATGGGTAAGATATTTTCTTGGCCCCAAAGTGTGCTAAGAAAATGTCTGACACTTGCACAAGATGGGATCATGTTATTTACACCATAATTCTGATCCTAACATTCAAATGGCACAGAAAAACATCAAGATTCACACCAGACAAcattttttccagtcttctattgtccaattttaTTGAACTTGTGCAATATTAGTCTCAGTTTCCTTTTCTTAGCTAACAGAAGTGGTACTTGATGTGGTCTTCTACTGCTAAAGACCACCTGCTTCAAGTTTTGACATGTTTAGAAATGCTGTTCTTCATAATTTGGTTGTTACACGGGGATATTTCACTTATTGTTGCCTCATCTTGAAGCAGCTATGCTATTCTCCTCTGATTTCTGACATTAACAAGGTACTTTTACCTACTTAAATCCCCCGCAccctgatgctcagtttgaacttcaacaGGATGTCTTGGCCATGTCCGCATACCTAAATGtaattgctgccatgtgattggccgattagatatttgcatttatgGGAAGCTGAACAAGTGTGAGTGTATAATACTctagagcagcggtctccaaccttttttgcgccacggaccggtttatgcccgacaatattttcacggaccggcctttaaggtgtcgcggataataaaacaaaataaaactaacggtaccgaaaaaagatttattcataacacacgtgaaaagacccaggaaaaccgagttaacgataaaaacgataacaaaataacgctgaaaaccgataaaaaccctgaaaaccatacatttcacatctgagcctcaactctcgcggcccggtaccaaacgactcacggaccggtaccggtccgaggcccgggggttggggaccgctgctctagagttcaatttagttttattgtaAAATGCAGAATAACTGCTTAAAAGTCAGTTTTCACTTCCAAACAATCTGGTAGTTCCTTAAGCTCACATGAGACTGCCAGATTCGGTTGTAATGCTACTGTGAGCTACGGGGCTTTACATGTTATTGCATGTTTTTCCATCCAGATTTAACAGCACACTTATTTACTGTAGCAACATTACTTACAGAGCTGCATGGAGGCATCTTTTAATTCTTTTAAATTCACCATAATCTTCAAAAAGGGCACGCTGCTTGCATTACTCTTGAGGTTTCCTCGGAAACAAAGCTGTAATTTCTCAGTAAGAGTTTGTTCAAGCATCAGATTACCATCAAGTGAATGTTTGCATCCGGCTTTGTTGCATGTACCAACTCAGCTGGGACAACAATACTAAGAATATCCGATGGCGTACACAAATTCTTTTCACCTTAATCACATCATAGTAAATTCACCTTATATCTCTCTGTTCAACTCTGTTTTAAAACTTTTAGGATTTGCCTTTGTATAAGGAGAGACTGGAGGTAACATTTTATGAAGGTGAGTTCCTCCTGTTATATCTAATTgttcatttttaatgaaaagacatttgaagaagaaatgcatctataacaataatcatcatcataatcataAATCAAACACTGTATGTTGAAAAATGTATAgacaaaacaatcaaacaactACTGTTTAAAAgtgacagaataaaaaaaaatgagcttCCCCAATTTCCTCCAGCAGGACATCAGTATTAATACTCTGGATCAGAGTTGGCTAGTGATACTGAATTCATATCCAAGAGAGGGGAGCAAAATTAGAGGGACTCTGAGGAGTAACCTTAAAGCCTGAATCATTAAATAATTGCCAGACTATGAAACttctaattaaaaataaaattaataaatattacTTTGTATCATATGTGCTACATCCAGCAATTTTCTTACAATTTATTGTTTAATTCACTGTAAAAGTTATTGCCATAAGGAGAAATACAATTATCTGCAAAGAAATCATAGCTCACACTGTATTTGTTAATTACATAGCCAAATCATAAGCGATCGGTTAGAAACAGCAGGAGGCCAACAATGAAACCTTGTGGAACACCGTTTCTTAGCATCACTATAGCTGACTGCACAGATTATCAGAACACGTGTAGACACAGATGAAACTAATATAAAAGCAAACCTGAAACGCAGGTACTATATTAAAAGAGTGATAAAAGCAGCAGACAGATCCCAGATGAGTAAAGCAGTGTGGTGCACCACAGTCAACTGCCATAACAAGTTAATTTCTTTCTGATATGCTCATGCATCTAATGTGACTTTACTTTTCACCCCTCCTTTTCTTTAGGCCGTTACAGCACTGGCAAGGACAGGAAGTTTGCTCTGCTGGAGGATGTGTTCAAGAAGTTCCCTGAGATGCCGATCAGCATTGAGATCAAAGAGAACAACCACGAGCTCATTAAAAGGGTACACGTTAATCGCCCCGAAAAACCAACACCAAACTTCTACCACAATTTCCTGATATATGAAAAAGCTTCAGCTTTTCAGGATTGAATCAGGCCTCTTTGAGGTGGATACATTGTCTAAATTCCAGTCAAGGTGGACAAATTATGAGTGATTTTCTAACTACAAGGCTAGGGAGCTTTTCCTATGCAATTCTAAATATGTTGTCCACCTTATAAACAGTGTCCACAGTTTACTGCCCAAGTCT includes the following:
- the gdpd3a gene encoding lysophospholipase D GDPD3a isoform X1, which produces MCMQERMINFLYFFLPVLGGYTLTSVYLLKNPQILHRKKRPAFYCKKIAHRGGSGERIESTMEAFTHAAEQGTEMLEMDCHLTHDGFVVVSHDENLLRQTGHDVTISSLNLQDLPLYKERLEVTFYEGRYSTGKDRKFALLEDVFKKFPEMPISIEIKENNHELIKRVSDLVKRYNREGITVWASADSTIMKQCWKMNGSMPYSFTMSRGLLLLLLFYTGLLPFVPIGESLLQFYLMRIFNRTFIPDEALLRNKLVVCLIEKITMRKSLFRHLAARGIQVHLFVCNTEEDIEAALEVGATGVMSDYPTLLSSYFCKNRSQD